TCCTGTTTCAACACCAATCAATGAGTTGACAATTTTAAATGTAGAAGCCGGTAAATAAGAAGAATCTTTGAACCGGGATAAATTATAGATCGTGAATTGACCGGTACCATTATCAAATATTCCGAATGTGCCGGTCACTTTGTTTTCATCAAAATACTTTTTATACCCATTCTCAACTGTTACATTATTGGGTGAGCAGGCGATGAACACAACTGTTACAACAGCAGCTACCGCAAAAACTATTTTCGAAAGCTTCATACACATTGGTTTAACCACATGGAGTGGATGTTATTTCAATACATTCAATTCCTTTCCTACTTTGATGAAAGCTGCGATAGCTTTATCAAGGTGATGCTGTTGATGTGCCGCACTCAGCTGAACACGTATACGTGCCAAACCTTTAGCAACAACCGGATAAAAGAATCCGATCACGTACACTTCTTCTTCCAACAATTTAGCAGCGAATTGTTGTGCCACTACTGCATCATACAACATAATAGGCACGATCGGATGGTCACCTGGCTTAATGTCAAAACCAGCTTCCGTCATCTTTGAACGGAAGTATTTGGTATTATATTCCAATTGATCTCTTAAAGTTGTTGTCTCGGTCAACATATCCAATACTGCGATTGATGCACCTACGATAGATGGTGCTACAGTATTAGAGAAAAGATAAGGTCTGCTTCTTTGACGCAGCATTTCAATGATCTCTTTTCTTCCCGATGTAAATCCACCACTGGCGCCGCCCAATGCTTTACCGAGTGTTCCCGTGATGATATCGATTCTTCCCATCACACCTCTATATTCATGTGTACCACGTCCGGTTTTACCCAAGAAACCGGATGAATGACATTCATCGATCATTACGATAGCATCATATTGATCAGCCAGATCACAGATCTTATCCAATTGAGCGATCGTTCCATCCATACTAAAAGAGCCATCTGTTACGATGATTCTGCTTCTACATCCTGCACTCTCTTTTAATTTAGCTTCCAGATCATCCATATTGTTATGCTCATAACGGAAACGCTGTGCTTTACATAAACGAACACCATCAATAATGGAAGCATGATTCAAAGCATCGCTGATGATGGCATCTTGTTCATTGAACAATGG
Above is a genomic segment from Sediminibacterium sp. KACHI17 containing:
- the kbl gene encoding glycine C-acetyltransferase, whose product is MNEKFVTRIREELQEIDAAGLFKKERIITSEQGPEIVVNGKTVLNFCANNYLGLSSHPKVIEAAHKAIDTHGYGMSSVRFICGTQDIHKELEKKLADFLGTEDTILYAAAFDANGGVFEPLFNEQDAIISDALNHASIIDGVRLCKAQRFRYEHNNMDDLEAKLKESAGCRSRIIVTDGSFSMDGTIAQLDKICDLADQYDAIVMIDECHSSGFLGKTGRGTHEYRGVMGRIDIITGTLGKALGGASGGFTSGRKEIIEMLRQRSRPYLFSNTVAPSIVGASIAVLDMLTETTTLRDQLEYNTKYFRSKMTEAGFDIKPGDHPIVPIMLYDAVVAQQFAAKLLEEEVYVIGFFYPVVAKGLARIRVQLSAAHQQHHLDKAIAAFIKVGKELNVLK